The following are encoded together in the Populus trichocarpa isolate Nisqually-1 chromosome 5, P.trichocarpa_v4.1, whole genome shotgun sequence genome:
- the LOC7480273 gene encoding protein TIFY 4B isoform X2 has translation MQPGETVFRSALDKPLHQLTEDDISQVTREDCRRYLKEKGMRRPSWNKSQAIQQVISLKTLLEATPETESPRRRLYIPRPPPHPPDNTPRVPPNSSVSERGASAETPISVPAEEPVPCRQHDPPNPDDPADPLPPVHAAVTENASVSPRTTGMAEESAGQMTIFYCGKVNVYDDVPGDKAQAIMHLAASPFAPPQDASSDVIPTLRPLQCQLDTPGVKAAPNSIVANFPTLPTVKGADSGQLLWEESNIAREDNLEGSTSRKASLQRYFEKKKDRFKNKRKVAVPSASLDVFLSHLVGDQISNDHWNLNDACSPSQPRPPQTPNRCNSVDNVAKNGILKADLNNKGDADLSCCLDFSSKQINAWCLCLGC, from the exons ATGCAGCCGGGAGAGACAGTTTTCCGGTCAGCTCTGGACAAACCCCTACACCAGCTAACAGAAGATGATATTTCTCAGGTCACTCGCGAAGATTGCCGCCGTTACCTCAAAGAAAAAG GTATGAGAAGGCCGTCGTGGAACAAATCGCAGGCAATACAGCAAGTGATTTCACTCAAAACACTCCTGGAAGCGACGCCGGAGACTGAATCTCCAAGGCGACGACTCTACATTCCCCGtcctcctcctcatcctccTGATAATACTCCTCGT GTCCCTCCAAATTCCTCTGTTTCAGAGAGGGGAGCAAGTGCTGAAACGCCGATCTCGGTGCCAGCCGAGGAGCCAGTTCCGTGCCGGCAACACGATCCTCCAAATCCCGATGATCCTGCCGATCCTCTGCCTCCTGTCCATGCCGCCGTCACCGAGAATGCTTCGGTTTCACCAAG AACTACAGGCATGGCAGAAGAATCAGCAGGACAGATGACAATTTTTTACTGTGGGAAGGTAAACGTCTATGATGATGTACCGGGAGACAAG GCGCAAGCAATAATGCATCTTGCTGCAAGCCCATTTGCTCCACCTCAGGATGCTTCTTCAGATGTAATTCCTACATTAAGGCCTTTACAATGCCAGTTAGACACTCCAGGTGTCAAAGCTGCTCCAAATTCAATTGTGGCGAACTTTCCAACCCTGCCAACAG TGAAAGGGGCAGATAGTGGTCAGCTTCTCTGGGAAGAAAGCAACATAGCTCGTGAAGACAACCTAG aagGCTCTACAAGCAGAAAAGCATCCTTACAAAGATATtttgagaagaagaaagacag GTTCAAGAACAAGAGAAAGGTGGCAGTGCCTTCTGCTAGCTTGGACGTCTTCTTAAGCCATCTGGTTGGAGATCAAATCTCAAATGATCATTGGAACCTAAATGATGCCTGCTCTCCTTCCCAACCCAGGCCTCCCCAAACGCCTAACCGGTGCAACTCTGTTGACAATGTAGCAAAAAATGGCATCCTCAAAGCTGACCTTAACAACAAAGG
- the LOC7480273 gene encoding protein TIFY 4B isoform X1 translates to MQPGETVFRSALDKPLHQLTEDDISQVTREDCRRYLKEKGMRRPSWNKSQAIQQVISLKTLLEATPETESPRRRLYIPRPPPHPPDNTPRVPPNSSVSERGASAETPISVPAEEPVPCRQHDPPNPDDPADPLPPVHAAVTENASVSPRTTGMAEESAGQMTIFYCGKVNVYDDVPGDKAQAIMHLAASPFAPPQDASSDVIPTLRPLQCQLDTPGVKAAPNSIVANFPTLPTVKGADSGQLLWEESNIAREDNLEGSTSRKASLQRYFEKKKDRFKNKRKVAVPSASLDVFLSHLVGDQISNDHWNLNDACSPSQPRPPQTPNRCNSVDNVAKNGILKADLNNKDVPEI, encoded by the exons ATGCAGCCGGGAGAGACAGTTTTCCGGTCAGCTCTGGACAAACCCCTACACCAGCTAACAGAAGATGATATTTCTCAGGTCACTCGCGAAGATTGCCGCCGTTACCTCAAAGAAAAAG GTATGAGAAGGCCGTCGTGGAACAAATCGCAGGCAATACAGCAAGTGATTTCACTCAAAACACTCCTGGAAGCGACGCCGGAGACTGAATCTCCAAGGCGACGACTCTACATTCCCCGtcctcctcctcatcctccTGATAATACTCCTCGT GTCCCTCCAAATTCCTCTGTTTCAGAGAGGGGAGCAAGTGCTGAAACGCCGATCTCGGTGCCAGCCGAGGAGCCAGTTCCGTGCCGGCAACACGATCCTCCAAATCCCGATGATCCTGCCGATCCTCTGCCTCCTGTCCATGCCGCCGTCACCGAGAATGCTTCGGTTTCACCAAG AACTACAGGCATGGCAGAAGAATCAGCAGGACAGATGACAATTTTTTACTGTGGGAAGGTAAACGTCTATGATGATGTACCGGGAGACAAG GCGCAAGCAATAATGCATCTTGCTGCAAGCCCATTTGCTCCACCTCAGGATGCTTCTTCAGATGTAATTCCTACATTAAGGCCTTTACAATGCCAGTTAGACACTCCAGGTGTCAAAGCTGCTCCAAATTCAATTGTGGCGAACTTTCCAACCCTGCCAACAG TGAAAGGGGCAGATAGTGGTCAGCTTCTCTGGGAAGAAAGCAACATAGCTCGTGAAGACAACCTAG aagGCTCTACAAGCAGAAAAGCATCCTTACAAAGATATtttgagaagaagaaagacag GTTCAAGAACAAGAGAAAGGTGGCAGTGCCTTCTGCTAGCTTGGACGTCTTCTTAAGCCATCTGGTTGGAGATCAAATCTCAAATGATCATTGGAACCTAAATGATGCCTGCTCTCCTTCCCAACCCAGGCCTCCCCAAACGCCTAACCGGTGCAACTCTGTTGACAATGTAGCAAAAAATGGCATCCTCAAAGCTGACCTTAACAACAAAG